The proteins below are encoded in one region of Drosophila santomea strain STO CAGO 1482 chromosome 3R, Prin_Dsan_1.1, whole genome shotgun sequence:
- the LOC120453002 gene encoding CDK5RAP1-like protein, translating to MKRSCRSFVRQVRHASTTASKGANTSAASRAAGEVKPEPAARATFLERIQRGPGFQAFFAVKPASRLKTDEEEPVDTSVPYLNSIDFNGNGRKVHFEVYGCQMNTNDTEVVFSILQENGYLRCQEPEEADVIMLVTCAVRDGAEQRIWNRLKHLRAMKNKRSTRRHPLQLTLLGCMAERLKEKLLEQEQCVDVIAGPDSYKDLPRLLAISRHYGNSAINVLLSLDETYADVMPVRLNSESPTAFVSIMRGCDNMCTYCIVPFTRGRERSRPLESIVAEVKALAEQGVKEVTLLGQNVNSYRDRSALEAQESLKATPVPGFSTVYKPKTGGTPFAALLRSVAHAVPEMRIRFTSPHPKDFSDEVLEVIRDHPNVCKQLHLPAQSGNTQVLERMRRGYSREAYLELVEHIRQFLPNVGLSSDFICGFCGETEAEFQDTVSLIQQVQYNVAYLFAYSMREKTTAHRRYKDDVPLNVKNERLQRMVQVFREGATQLHRKMEGQEQLILVEGKSKRSDTHWFGRNDANIKVIVPSIDVPISRDPTAKRSFGVGDFLAVRIEESNSQVLKGTPLELSSITDFHSRQLLQ from the coding sequence aTGAAAAGGAGCTGCCGGTCATTTGTTCGCCAAGTGCGGCATGCCTCCACCACTGCCTCAAAAGGAGCTAACACATCGGCGGCCTCCAGGGCAGCGGGTGAAGTAAAACCAGAGCCGGCAGCACGTGCCACATTTCTGGAGAGGATTCAACGCGGACCGGGCTTCCAAGCCTTTTTTGCGGTCAAGCCCGCGTCCAGGCTGAAAACTGACGAAGAGGAGCCTGTGGACACCAGTGTTCCGTACCTGAACTCGATCGACTTCAATGGAAATGGCAGGAAGGTGCACTTTGAGGTCTACGGATGCCAGATGAACACGAATGACACGGAAGTGGTGTTTAGTATCCTACAGGAAAATGGCTATTTGAGATGCCAGGAGCCCGAGGAGGCGGATGTCATCATGCTCGTCACGTGCGCGGTGCGCGATGGAGCGGAGCAGAGGATCTGGAATCGATTGAAGCACCTGCGCGCCATGAAGAACAAGCGCAGTACGCGGAGGCATCCTCTCCAGCTGACACTGCTGGGTTGCATGGCGGAGCGACTGAAGGAGAAGctgctggagcaggagcaatGTGTGGATGTGATCGCCGGACCAGATAGCTACAAGGACTTGCCGCGACTGCTGGCCATCTCGCGGCATTATGGCAACTCGGCCATCAATGTGCTCCTCTCGCTGGACGAAACCTATGCGGATGTGATGCCCGTACGATTGAACTCCGAATCCCCCACAGCTTTTGTGTCCATCATGCGCGGATGTGACAACATGTGTACCTATTGTATAGTGCCCTTTACACGCGGACGCGAGCGCTCCCGCCCACTGGAATCCATTGTGGCTGAGGTCAAGGCTTTGGCGGAACAGGGCGTGAAGGAAGTGACGCTGCTGGGTCAGAATGTCAACTCGTACAGAGACAGAAGTGCGCTGGAGGCACAGGAGTCCCTGAAAGCCACTCCAGTGCCCGGTTTTAGCACTGTTTACAAGCCCAAAACAGGCGGCACTCCCTTTGCCGCGTTGCTCCGATCCGTGGCTCATGCCGTTCCAGAGATGCGCATCCGTTTCACCTCGCCGCATCCGAAGGATTTCTCCGACGAAGTTCTGGAGGTCATCAGAGATCACCCGAATGTGTGCAAGCAACTTCACCTGCCGGCACAATCGGGCAACACGCAAGTTCTGGAAAGGATGCGACGTGGTTACAGCAGAGAAGCTTATCTGGAACTTGTGGAGCACATCAGACAGTTTCTGCCCAATGTGGGGCTGTCTAGCGACTTTATTTGCGGATTTTGCGGCGAAACGGAAGCGGAGTTCCAGGACACAGTATCTCTCATCCAGCAAGTGCAGTACAACGTGGCCTACTTGTTCGCCTACAGCATGCGGGAAAAGACCACTGCCCATCGGCGCTACAAAGATGATGTGCCCTTGAACGTGAAGAATGAGCGACTGCAGCGCATGGTTCAGGTTTTCCGAGAGGGAGCTACACAGCTGCACCGTAAAATGGAAGGTCAGGAGCAGCTCATCCTTGTGGAAGGAAAAAGCAAGAGGTCCGATACTCATTGGTTTGGTCGGAATGATGCCAATATCAAGGTCATAGTTCCTTCTATAGATGTACCCATATCTAGAGATCCCACAGCCAAACGATCCTTTGGCGTGGGCGACTTTTTGGCCGTCCGCATTGAGGAATCCAACTCTCAGGTGCTGAAGGGCACACCCCTCGAGCTGAGCAGCATTACCGACTTTCACAGCAGACAGTTATTACAATAA